The following DNA comes from Quercus robur chromosome 1, dhQueRobu3.1, whole genome shotgun sequence.
CCACAGCAGTTGGCACAACCACCTTTTCTGAATACTTTGCAAGATACAACGTTGAATTATACTGCATTAACATTGTCAATATTATCAAAATCCAAACCCCCACATTTGTCCACCCTCCAGGAATGCGATGCAGCTCAGGCCCTTCAAATGCAGCCAACCAGTGCCCAACCATAACTccaacacaaaacaaaaggcGATACCACTTGGGCGGATTCACATCCCACTTGGGATCATGTGGACGAGCATAGTAATCCCCATATAACCTTTTCCTTACACTAacattgaagaaaaagaaataatggtATACAAAGAAGAACACAAAAGGCCAACCTTCAAGATAGCCATTGAAATGGGCTGGTGGGACAAGAGTGAGCCAAGTAAACGTGGAAGTAACAATGGCAAGTTGCTCAAATATGTTTGCTTCACCAATTAAATGCTTACGAAAGCTATATAATCCGTAAATTGCAAGCGCTATCGCCACAAACCATGGCCAGAACAACCATGTCCAGCTGAAGTACATCCAGAAAAAGGGGTTGAAGAGCATATTTACAGTCCATTTTGTGGCTGCAATGGCAATGGATAAGACCCCAGACCACTTCACAACATCAATTGGAGTTAACTGAGAAAGGGTTTTCTTCAACGAATCAAGTGAGAGGTTTTTGAGGGGTTTTAGCAATGGGCTCTGAGAATCCGAGTTGGTAGTGTTGGAATATGAGCATTTGAGAGGAGTTAACAAATGGGTTCTTGCTCTTGTCGGCGAAAATGCTAATGGGCTTGCATTAAATTGCCAATGTGATGGGGGTTTGATGGGTTTAAGACTTTGGTGGCGCTGATAATTGGTGCTTGGCAAGTGTTTGTTGAAAGGTCTGAAAGAGAGTTTGTTGTTTGTGAGTGTTATACCAAAAGGGAGGGTTTTTGAGTGGAGGACAATTGAGCTGGCTTCCATGGTTGATTGATGCCAAACAGCAATGAATTTCTACGACAATTTAGCAAATAAGTTGAGCACTGAGCATTGCTTTGAGTAGAAAATGAAGCAAAGGGAAACGCGGAAGAGATTCATGTTCTTCTGTATCAGTCACTGTGTCGTCAACAATGTAgctaaggctttttttttttttttttttttttttttttttgtgtgtgtgtcttgACTTTTGAGTTTTGTCAACATTTTGGTTCGATGGGAGTTTGGGTTTTGATCATATGTGGGTTAATTGGGCCCAGCCCATCTTAGTAATGGCAAAAGTTTGAGTTATGATTTGTTAGAGAAGGGtgaaaaataagagaaagaaaatacgGGAGAAGGGaggtaagagcatccacatccggATCTCAAATcctatcttattttaccatcccaaaaagctactttattacttataccataccatttttcaatatacccaacatcccaacttttattttcctatcctactcattaaaataatatttttacacaataaaataatatatccttaaacccaaataaaaacaaaaacccaaccaaCTGCTGCCACCACTACCACGAAGAACATACCCAAActattcattttcttcaaaCCCCAGAAACACCAGCCAGAAACTCATGGCCatccaaacccagaaacccatagattaacaaaattaaaatcaaaatcaaacccatagatTAACCCAAAACTCCAAACCCGCCGATCCTCAGCCCCAGAgccaccacaacccaccacGACCCGCCACGATCCACACCGATTCAAAAAAATCGGACTCCatttccacacacacacaaacgaTTCACAAATGATTCACAAACACCGCCAAcacacacaaacccagcaaactcCATTTCCACCACGACCcgccaacacacacacacacacaaatgatTCACAAACACCGAAACAAACCCAGCAAACAAACCCAACAAATGATTCACAAACACCGAAACAAACCCAGCAAACAAACCCAGCAAACAAACCCAACAAATGATTCACAAACACCATCGGAAAAAGGCATAACCACCGGACCTAAATCCAACCACCCAACGCCAACCCAAACACCACCCAAACGCCACCCAAATCCGACCCAAACCCAGCAAACAAACCCATCGGAAAAAGGTGAAGACCCACCCTCTGCCCAAACAAACCCAGCAAACACCGAAACCCACCATCAAACCCATCGCGCTGACTTCCAACCACCGGTCTCCACACCGATCTCCACCGCGCTGACTTCCAACCACCACGCCCATCGCAGCCGCGCCACCACGCCGATCTATAAATCCGATCAGGCGTGAGCTCCGGTCTGGCTTGGTGATttggcgagagagagagaggggatgagaaacagagaaggaagagagagaaaagaaagagcaaaaatgagagaggagagagaaattacCGGGTTTAAAATGGTTGGtgagtattaaaaaattatttttttttataccattcagctacagtaccatcttacatttgagatggtactgtagctaaatCCCAAATTTAAGAATGGCATATGCAATATAGCCTTCCCATTGTTGAGTAGTTTTGGGGCTTAAATgccaaatgttaggaacattTGGCATTTACAAGCCCCACTGCTGATGCTCTAAGGGAAGAGTAGGGAAATAAGcatatttttttcttgggaAAGGTTAAGGAATGTCTTAAGGCATTGATTTAGGAatcatttgtaaaaatattttataaaaaaatgataaagtaattaatttttttgatagttttttaatattttattttttataaaagtagtgttaaaatcttttataatatgatgatttattaataattgcccTAAAGTAATAtaaccattttttcttttatatcttGGGTGGCAAATGGCCATTATGTGGATCCCACATTAAAAATTCaccattctttctttttccttccaaTTAAGAGGAATAAAACAAAATGACGAGTGAAGAAGGGAAAtaactctctcttttcctctttttttttttttttcctccttttttccattttcttctctcttcccttaatcaaTGTTAAGCAAAAAGCTTCTCATACAAGAATAaagttaaaattcaatttattcccttgatttttactttatttataatttagatTATAAGGGTAatttatgtcaatttagtccctacattaTCAAAAGGGGTAATTATAATAAACCCACTTGTGGTTTGGTCCAAAATCATTTTGTCTATCAGTGATTTAAAAGATGTCACTTTACTCACCTAAGGTAAGTTTCGTTTGTCTTTTGTAACCCACCTTTGTTAAAAACAAgggtaaataggtatttttgttatccttttatgtctctctcctctcaaaacaataaaacacaTACAAAACAAGATCAACCCTTTGGCTAGTGAATAGGGGTTGGCTTCAGTTTTGGACCACGAATAGGGGCTGGCCTGATATCACCCTTTGGCTCTCCATTCACCATCAAAACCATTACCTTATTTTCCTTCTCTCATTTCTAATGAAGATCGACCCTCCTTTTATAAATTGTGGGAGG
Coding sequences within:
- the LOC126729446 gene encoding uncharacterized protein LOC126729446; the encoded protein is MEASSIVLHSKTLPFGITLTNNKLSFRPFNKHLPSTNYQRHQSLKPIKPPSHWQFNASPLAFSPTRARTHLLTPLKCSYSNTTNSDSQSPLLKPLKNLSLDSLKKTLSQLTPIDVVKWSGVLSIAIAATKWTVNMLFNPFFWMYFSWTWLFWPWFVAIALAIYGLYSFRKHLIGEANIFEQLAIVTSTFTWLTLVPPAHFNGYLEGWPFVFFFVYHYFFFFNVSVRKRLYGDYYARPHDPKWDVNPPKWYRLLFCVGVMVGHWLAAFEGPELHRIPGGWTNVGVWILIILTMLMQYNSTLYLAKYSEKVVVPTAVVQFGPYRWVRHPIYSSTMLLFATYCVALRAPLSLLFVAAVCLFYYEQKAKLEEALMVETFGERYMEYATKVRYKFIPFIY